The Shewanella sp. KX20019 genome window below encodes:
- a CDS encoding methyl-accepting chemotaxis protein, with translation MRIKNSITAKIVISTAIVVSVVLLVTAFFTVRYVAQSASSELDDSMAASIKLNATEIESYFKQHANGVETVFRNVGLIDWFENHKVSGEELDTPEFDRVVQIIDREVKTNGDIISIFFGSAFTGEYFAEEGVSVIPGYNVLDRPWWNEVKDSQQWNVSRIIYEARYDEFYVSINFPINNFEREFIGVGGVDLYLTSVKDIVSAIHYKGQGQAFLLDNNGDMVVFPDEQLAIVDVENRETENIKLQKLDQQNGNEGFLQLANQMDDDSYGQSQVIWRGKEYYVQFSSVEVDRLSLDWKLAIMVPMDYVEAPVTESVQSSALIVLIILAVTLIAVYVMTSILLKPLSQVKEALVGIAEGDGDLSKTIPVRNNDEIGQLSEAFNSFVGQIQSIVRHVQDSSIDLKKTTATVSDISEVAASKIKESQQEVASAVNTINMMAETAHEIKEQVSSARQSAAVASETSKQGQSVLSNSMEGISTLNVNFDSAVHTIEDLRSSSQSIGEVMVVIRNIAEQTNLLALNAAIESARAGEHGRGFAVVADEVRQLAKRTQESTESIQSSINDLQSKAVAAESSMRSTREQINQYMEDTQVVHTQLSEITIVVDENSENMQGIVNITQEQDQVSQSIRDMMHEVNDIGEQTRIEASNLMKSCTDLEGQTDKLTDVVKRFKI, from the coding sequence GTTCTTCTGGTGACTGCATTTTTTACGGTACGCTATGTGGCGCAGTCTGCGAGCAGTGAGCTCGATGATTCTATGGCTGCATCTATAAAGTTAAACGCCACTGAAATTGAAAGCTACTTCAAGCAACATGCTAATGGGGTTGAAACTGTATTTCGAAACGTTGGCCTTATTGATTGGTTTGAAAACCATAAAGTCAGTGGTGAAGAGCTTGATACGCCCGAATTTGATCGGGTTGTGCAGATAATTGACCGAGAAGTCAAAACCAATGGTGACATCATCTCCATCTTTTTTGGTTCCGCTTTTACTGGTGAGTACTTTGCTGAAGAGGGCGTATCGGTAATTCCTGGTTACAATGTGCTTGATAGACCCTGGTGGAACGAAGTTAAAGATAGCCAGCAGTGGAATGTCAGCCGCATTATTTATGAGGCAAGATACGATGAATTCTATGTGTCGATCAATTTTCCAATAAACAACTTCGAACGAGAGTTCATCGGTGTTGGCGGTGTTGATCTTTACCTGACCTCTGTCAAAGATATTGTTTCTGCTATCCATTATAAAGGGCAAGGCCAAGCATTTTTGCTAGATAATAATGGTGACATGGTGGTGTTCCCCGATGAGCAGTTGGCCATTGTTGACGTTGAAAACCGCGAGACTGAAAATATTAAACTGCAAAAGCTTGACCAACAAAATGGTAATGAAGGATTTTTACAACTCGCCAACCAGATGGACGACGACAGTTATGGTCAGTCACAAGTTATCTGGCGCGGTAAAGAATATTATGTGCAGTTTAGTAGCGTTGAAGTGGACCGGCTTAGCCTTGATTGGAAGCTGGCTATTATGGTGCCAATGGATTACGTTGAGGCGCCAGTGACTGAGTCTGTGCAATCATCAGCATTGATTGTATTGATTATTTTAGCGGTAACCCTCATCGCGGTTTATGTGATGACCTCAATTTTATTAAAACCACTGTCGCAGGTGAAAGAAGCATTGGTTGGTATTGCGGAGGGGGATGGTGATCTTTCTAAAACTATTCCGGTTAGAAACAATGATGAGATTGGGCAGTTATCGGAAGCGTTTAATAGCTTCGTGGGTCAAATCCAAAGCATCGTGCGTCACGTACAAGACAGCAGTATTGATTTAAAAAAGACCACGGCAACGGTGAGCGATATTAGCGAAGTGGCAGCTAGTAAGATCAAAGAGTCGCAACAAGAGGTCGCTTCAGCCGTTAATACCATTAATATGATGGCAGAGACAGCTCACGAGATTAAAGAGCAGGTGTCATCGGCGCGACAATCTGCCGCAGTGGCGAGCGAAACCTCAAAGCAAGGGCAGTCGGTGTTGAGCAACTCCATGGAAGGTATATCGACACTGAATGTGAATTTTGACAGTGCGGTGCATACTATTGAAGATCTGCGCTCGAGTAGTCAATCTATCGGAGAGGTTATGGTTGTGATCCGCAATATTGCAGAACAGACTAACTTATTGGCGCTTAATGCGGCAATTGAATCTGCGAGAGCCGGTGAACATGGGCGTGGTTTTGCGGTTGTTGCCGATGAAGTGCGACAGCTAGCCAAACGAACTCAAGAGTCGACTGAAAGCATTCAAAGCAGCATCAATGACTTGCAGAGTAAAGCCGTTGCTGCAGAAAGCAGTATGCGTTCGACTCGTGAGCAAATTAATCAATATATGGAAGACACTCAAGTGGTGCATACTCAGCTTTCAGAAATCACTATCGTGGTAGATGAGAACAGTGAGAATATGCAAGGGATCGTCAATATTACTCAAGAGCAAGATCAGGTATCGCAATCAATCCGCGATATGATGCATGAAGTTAATGATATTGGTGAGCAAACGCGTATAGAGGCCAGCAACTTGATGAAAAGTTGTACTGATCTAGAGGGCCAGACTGACAAGCTGACGGATGTGGTCAAACGATTTAAAATCTAA